In a single window of the Desulfovibrio mangrovi genome:
- the metW gene encoding methionine biosynthesis protein MetW has protein sequence MSANQTAALRPLRFDQQVIASWIEPETRVLDLGCGDGQLLGHLVREKQVHGTGIELSEAYVAQCIGQGLSVVHGNVNEELPNYPDKAFDYVIVSQTLQQVHRPTKMLEQLLRVGRFGIVSFPNFGYWKVRLQAMFGGRAPKTRELPYEWYDTPNIRVLTLEDFRKYGEEIPFRIMRQEAVAMPGGDPFPRRVNLLPNLRASYGIFMIEGR, from the coding sequence ATGTCCGCTAACCAGACTGCCGCCCTTCGCCCTCTTCGTTTTGACCAGCAGGTCATTGCTTCATGGATAGAGCCGGAAACCCGCGTGCTCGACCTTGGCTGTGGCGACGGCCAGTTGCTCGGCCACCTCGTGCGCGAAAAGCAGGTGCACGGCACGGGTATAGAGCTTTCGGAAGCGTACGTCGCCCAGTGCATAGGGCAGGGGCTTTCCGTGGTGCACGGCAATGTGAACGAGGAGTTGCCCAACTATCCCGACAAGGCGTTCGACTATGTTATCGTCAGTCAGACCCTGCAGCAGGTGCACCGTCCCACGAAGATGTTGGAGCAACTGCTCCGCGTGGGACGTTTCGGCATCGTGAGCTTTCCCAACTTCGGGTACTGGAAGGTGCGCCTGCAGGCCATGTTTGGCGGCAGGGCCCCCAAGACCCGCGAACTGCCGTATGAATGGTACGATACGCCGAACATCCGCGTGCTGACCCTTGAAGATTTCCGGAAGTACGGGGAGGAGATTCCCTTCCGCATCATGCGGCAGGAGGCCGTGGCCATGCCCGGCGGTGATCCGTTCCCGAGGCGGGTGAACCTGTTGCCGAACCTGCGTGCCTCGTACGGCATATTCATGATTGAAGGCAGGTAA
- the metX gene encoding homoserine O-acetyltransferase MetX, which yields MTQSNCSGAETASNGVCLFTLPEPLVFRSGAELSGVQLAYETFGTLAADKSNAVLVCHALTGDSHVASSVHGGQVKPGWWDEYVGPGKPVDTDRFFVICSNILGSCYGSSGPASINPATGSPYGLDFPVVTITDMVRAQRQLVRHFGISRLCAVTGGSLGGMQVLEWAARYPEMVAAAVPIATTTRHSAQAIAFNEVARQSVISDPNWQQGAYYGGPAPDLGLAVARMIGHITYLSDESMHVKFGRNLQNREQLSFNFETDFQVESYLHHQGRKFVQRFDANSFLYVTKAADYFDLELEKPESYASQAFKSSDTRFLVISFTSDWLYPSYQSKTLVTHLQRAGRDVSFCDITEKWGHDAFLLPNNHFADILGGFFSHVR from the coding sequence ATGACGCAGTCCAATTGCTCCGGCGCAGAAACCGCATCCAACGGCGTCTGCCTGTTCACACTTCCCGAACCGCTTGTCTTCAGGAGCGGTGCCGAGCTGTCGGGCGTGCAGCTGGCCTATGAAACGTTCGGTACGCTGGCGGCTGACAAGAGCAACGCCGTGCTCGTCTGTCATGCCCTGACCGGGGATTCGCATGTAGCCTCTTCCGTCCATGGAGGACAGGTCAAACCCGGGTGGTGGGATGAGTATGTCGGTCCCGGAAAGCCTGTGGACACTGACCGTTTCTTCGTCATCTGTTCCAATATCCTCGGCAGTTGCTACGGCTCCAGCGGGCCGGCCAGCATCAATCCCGCAACGGGCAGCCCTTACGGGCTGGATTTTCCCGTGGTCACCATTACCGACATGGTGCGCGCGCAGCGCCAACTGGTGCGGCATTTCGGCATCTCCCGCCTGTGCGCGGTCACTGGCGGTTCCCTTGGAGGCATGCAGGTGCTGGAGTGGGCCGCGCGGTATCCTGAAATGGTCGCCGCAGCCGTGCCCATTGCCACCACTACGCGGCATTCGGCGCAGGCCATTGCCTTTAATGAGGTTGCGCGGCAGTCCGTCATCTCCGATCCGAACTGGCAGCAGGGGGCCTACTATGGCGGCCCCGCACCCGATCTTGGCCTCGCGGTTGCGCGCATGATCGGGCACATCACCTATCTTTCCGACGAATCCATGCACGTGAAGTTCGGCCGCAACCTGCAGAACAGGGAGCAGCTTTCCTTCAACTTCGAGACGGACTTTCAGGTGGAGAGCTACCTGCATCATCAGGGGCGCAAGTTCGTGCAGCGCTTCGACGCCAATTCCTTTCTTTATGTCACCAAGGCAGCAGACTACTTCGATCTGGAGCTGGAGAAGCCGGAGAGCTACGCCTCGCAGGCGTTCAAGTCTTCCGACACGCGCTTTCTGGTCATCTCCTTCACCTCCGACTGGCTCTATCCCAGCTATCAATCCAAGACGCTGGTAACGCACCTGCAGCGGGCGGGTCGGGACGTGAGCTTCTGCGACATCACGGAGAAGTGGGGGCACGATGCCTTTCTGCTCCCCAACAACCATTTTGCCGATATTCTGGGAGGGTTTTTCAGCCATGTCCGCTAA
- the rimM gene encoding ribosome maturation factor RimM (Essential for efficient processing of 16S rRNA), whose amino-acid sequence MTDSRLLQIGLIVKPHGLRGEVCVEYYADSPLLLNDFVWLQKGKAKPTRHKVVSTRAHQGRELLLLEDCRDRNCAETLRNVSVLVPENALPDPSEDEVYLYQLEGLEVRLQDGTSIGHIVNFQFNAGSEVWVIESADKREVLFPATDEFVTDIDLDNGTVTIAPPEGLLDLYLGGE is encoded by the coding sequence ATGACTGACAGTCGACTCTTACAGATAGGCTTGATCGTCAAGCCACACGGATTGCGGGGGGAAGTCTGCGTTGAATACTACGCGGACTCCCCTTTACTTCTGAACGATTTCGTGTGGTTGCAGAAAGGCAAGGCAAAGCCCACCCGTCACAAGGTGGTCTCTACTCGCGCCCATCAGGGACGCGAACTGCTGCTGCTTGAGGATTGCCGCGACAGGAACTGCGCAGAGACCCTGCGTAATGTGAGCGTTCTCGTACCCGAGAATGCACTGCCCGACCCCAGCGAGGATGAGGTTTACCTCTACCAGCTCGAGGGTCTGGAGGTACGCCTGCAAGACGGCACCTCTATCGGGCACATCGTTAACTTCCAATTCAATGCCGGATCAGAGGTCTGGGTGATAGAAAGCGCCGATAAGCGGGAAGTGCTCTTCCCCGCCACCGACGAGTTCGTCACCGACATTGATCTTGATAACGGCACTGTCACAATAGCACCGCCAGAAGGACTGCTCGACCTCTATCTGGGCGGCGAGTAG
- a CDS encoding pyridoxal phosphate-dependent aminotransferase — protein sequence MTLLSQQISGFIENSSWIRKMFESGIALKKQYGADAVCDFSLGNPDVPAPALVGDILRDLADKTEEPFTFGYMPNGGFPWARQIIANLVKKEQGVEVAADDCLISCGAAGAMNAFFRAVMEPGDEVVGVAPYFVEYGFYASNHQVAFKPAMSKPDTFELDINSIEAAMTPKTRAVIINSPNNPTGAVYTREEIASLAELLDAKSKEYGRPVFLISDEPYRFLAFDGVEVPSVLPMYDYAVVLSSFSKNLSLAGERVGYVCLSPRMPDRGRLMAGLMLTNRILGFVNPPVIGQHLLKAALTAQVDASIYEKRRDVMARVLTEAGYEYRMPKGAFYFFPKAPGGDDVAFCQRLMQEKVLAVPGSGFGGPGYFRLTFCVGEEVIERAAEGFKKANS from the coding sequence ATGACACTTCTCTCCCAGCAGATTTCCGGCTTCATCGAGAACTCCTCGTGGATCCGAAAGATGTTCGAATCAGGCATCGCCCTGAAGAAACAGTATGGCGCGGATGCCGTATGCGATTTCAGCCTCGGCAATCCCGATGTTCCCGCCCCCGCACTGGTCGGCGACATTCTGCGCGACCTTGCCGACAAGACCGAAGAGCCGTTCACCTTCGGCTACATGCCCAACGGCGGTTTTCCGTGGGCACGCCAGATCATCGCCAACCTCGTAAAGAAGGAGCAGGGCGTGGAAGTCGCCGCCGATGACTGCCTCATCTCCTGCGGTGCGGCCGGTGCCATGAACGCCTTCTTCCGTGCGGTGATGGAACCCGGCGACGAGGTGGTGGGCGTGGCCCCCTATTTCGTAGAATACGGATTCTACGCATCCAACCATCAGGTGGCCTTCAAGCCCGCCATGTCCAAGCCCGACACCTTCGAGCTGGACATCAACAGCATTGAAGCCGCCATGACGCCCAAGACCCGTGCGGTCATCATCAACTCGCCCAACAACCCCACCGGCGCGGTCTACACCAGAGAAGAAATCGCCTCGCTGGCCGAGCTGCTGGACGCCAAGAGCAAGGAATACGGCCGTCCTGTTTTCCTGATCTCCGACGAGCCTTACCGCTTCCTCGCCTTTGACGGCGTGGAGGTGCCCAGCGTGCTGCCCATGTACGACTATGCCGTGGTGCTCTCCTCCTTCTCCAAGAACCTGTCACTGGCAGGCGAGCGCGTAGGCTATGTGTGCCTTTCGCCCCGCATGCCCGACCGCGGCAGACTCATGGCGGGCCTCATGCTCACCAACCGCATTCTCGGCTTCGTAAACCCGCCCGTCATCGGCCAGCATCTGCTGAAGGCCGCCCTCACCGCGCAGGTGGATGCAAGCATCTACGAAAAGCGCCGTGACGTGATGGCCCGCGTGCTGACCGAAGCAGGATACGAATACCGCATGCCCAAGGGCGCGTTCTACTTCTTCCCCAAGGCTCCCGGTGGCGACGACGTGGCGTTCTGCCAGCGCCTGATGCAGGAGAAGGTACTCGCGGTTCCCGGCAGCGGCTTCGGCGGCCCCGGCTACTTCCGCCTTACCTTCTGCGTGGGTGAAGAAGTCATCGAACGTGCGGCCGAAGGCTTCAAGAAAGCCAACAGCTAG
- the ffh gene encoding signal recognition particle protein gives MFDTLSDRLNSVFKKFSGQKTLNEENVQEGLREVRLALLEADVNFKVVKQFTDRVRERCLGQEVIKGVNPAQQVIKIVHDELVELLGGDTTGLDLRGKQPYVIMMVGLQGSGKTTSSAKLANYLRKQKMKPYLVPADVYRPAAIDQLHTLAKQLNIPAYNSTPQMNPVDIAVAAYEEAREQQCNVILLDTAGRLHVDEQLMNELVTIKEKLNPQEILFVADAMTGQDAVTVAEAFNAKLDLTGAVLTKMDGDARGGAALSIKTVTGTSVKFVGMGEKISDLEVFHPDRIAGRILGMGDVLTLVEKAQAEVSQEEAEAMALKMQKAEFDFEDFRTQMRRMRKLGSLEGILKLIPGMGALKEKLGDLNVPDKEMNRIEAIINSMTDQERRNPDLINVSRKKRIAGGCGLKVQDVDNLIKSFSQMRMMMKQMMGGGGKKGQMGKMPKMSNMPTIPGLNLPGMGKLRGVPGKAGKADMPSMEAMQAMQGMGGMPGMGGMPGMPGMPGMPGFPGMDGGDASQGFSKEDLKKKRDARKKEKMKKKQGRKKK, from the coding sequence ATGTTTGATACACTTTCCGACAGACTGAATTCTGTTTTCAAAAAGTTCAGTGGTCAGAAGACCCTGAATGAGGAGAACGTGCAGGAGGGCCTGCGCGAGGTTCGCCTTGCCCTGCTTGAAGCGGACGTCAACTTCAAGGTCGTGAAGCAATTCACCGACCGTGTCCGTGAGCGTTGCCTCGGTCAGGAAGTGATCAAAGGCGTCAACCCCGCACAGCAGGTCATCAAGATCGTCCATGACGAACTTGTGGAACTGCTCGGCGGCGACACCACGGGTCTGGACCTGCGCGGTAAGCAGCCCTACGTCATCATGATGGTGGGCCTGCAGGGTTCCGGTAAGACGACTTCGTCCGCCAAGCTGGCGAACTATCTGCGCAAGCAGAAAATGAAGCCGTATCTGGTGCCTGCCGACGTTTACCGCCCCGCTGCAATCGACCAGCTGCACACGCTGGCCAAGCAGCTGAACATTCCGGCGTACAATTCCACCCCGCAGATGAATCCGGTGGATATCGCCGTGGCCGCATACGAAGAAGCGCGCGAACAGCAGTGTAATGTAATCCTGCTCGACACCGCCGGCCGCCTGCACGTGGATGAACAGCTCATGAACGAGCTGGTCACCATCAAGGAAAAGCTGAACCCGCAGGAAATTCTCTTCGTAGCCGACGCCATGACCGGTCAGGATGCCGTGACCGTGGCCGAAGCCTTCAACGCCAAGCTCGATCTTACGGGCGCCGTGCTGACCAAGATGGATGGTGACGCACGCGGCGGTGCGGCTCTCTCCATCAAGACCGTTACCGGCACTTCCGTGAAGTTCGTCGGTATGGGCGAAAAAATTTCCGACCTCGAAGTCTTCCATCCTGACCGTATCGCCGGTCGCATCCTCGGCATGGGTGACGTGCTCACCCTTGTTGAAAAGGCACAGGCCGAGGTTTCGCAGGAAGAAGCCGAAGCCATGGCCCTCAAGATGCAGAAGGCCGAATTCGACTTCGAGGACTTCCGCACCCAGATGCGCCGCATGCGCAAGCTCGGGTCGCTGGAAGGGATTCTCAAACTTATCCCCGGCATGGGTGCGCTGAAGGAAAAGCTCGGCGACCTGAACGTGCCGGATAAGGAAATGAACCGCATCGAGGCGATTATCAACTCGATGACGGATCAGGAACGTCGCAATCCCGACCTCATCAACGTCAGCCGCAAAAAGCGTATCGCAGGCGGCTGCGGTCTGAAGGTGCAGGACGTGGACAACCTCATCAAAAGCTTCTCGCAGATGCGAATGATGATGAAGCAGATGATGGGTGGCGGCGGCAAAAAGGGACAGATGGGCAAAATGCCCAAGATGTCCAACATGCCCACCATCCCCGGATTGAATCTGCCGGGAATGGGCAAACTGCGCGGCGTGCCCGGCAAAGCCGGAAAGGCCGATATGCCCAGCATGGAAGCCATGCAGGCAATGCAGGGCATGGGCGGAATGCCCGGAATGGGCGGTATGCCGGGAATGCCCGGAATGCCTGGCATGCCAGGATTCCCCGGCATGGACGGTGGCGATGCTTCTCAGGGCTTCTCCAAGGAAGACCTGAAGAAGAAACGCGACGCCCGCAAAAAAGAAAAGATGAAGAAGAAGCAGGGCCGCAAGAAAAAATAG
- the rpsP gene encoding 30S ribosomal protein S16 encodes MAVKLRLTRMGNKKRAFYRVVATNTQSRRDGRPLEYLGYYNPMVEPAEIKIDMDKVQKWMNDGAELSDTVRALLKQVK; translated from the coding sequence ATGGCCGTTAAACTCAGACTGACCCGTATGGGCAACAAGAAGCGTGCATTCTACCGTGTCGTGGCGACGAACACTCAGTCCCGCCGCGATGGTCGTCCCCTTGAATACCTGGGCTACTACAACCCCATGGTTGAGCCTGCCGAAATCAAGATCGACATGGACAAGGTTCAGAAGTGGATGAACGACGGCGCTGAACTCAGCGACACCGTTCGCGCACTTCTCAAGCAAGTAAAGTAG
- a CDS encoding KH domain-containing protein — protein sequence MLKDLVEYIAKSLVDNPDAVSVAEVEGEQTSVLELKVAKEDLGKVIGKQGRTARAMRTILGAASTKARKRSVLEILE from the coding sequence ATGTTGAAGGATCTGGTTGAGTACATCGCGAAATCGCTTGTGGACAACCCTGACGCAGTCTCCGTTGCTGAGGTCGAGGGTGAACAGACTTCTGTTCTTGAACTGAAGGTAGCCAAGGAAGACCTTGGCAAGGTAATCGGCAAGCAGGGCCGTACGGCCCGCGCGATGCGCACCATCCTCGGTGCCGCCTCCACCAAAGCTAGGAAGCGCTCTGTTCTGGAAATTCTGGAATAA